Proteins encoded within one genomic window of Couchioplanes caeruleus:
- a CDS encoding CpaF family protein — MSYPFEPRPLGSRRDGFTPDLPADAAEIPVVRRIRREVAERLTRATRAHETATGAVMSAAEQTATTRRLITEALDAYATEEMNAGRPPLRPDAESRVGRAVADMLLGAGGLQPLLNDERVEEIHANGADQVFVRYTDGSRVQVAPIADSDADMVELIRRLAADAGRAETGGEGGEERRWDRASPILNLQLPDGSRLHAIMSVTRRPALSIRRHHYIKVSLADLEQLGTLNPVLREFFAAAVRARQNTLAAGRTGAGKTTLLRALASVIPPDERIVTIEDTYELALDSDKALHPDVVPLQSREANVEGEGAIDMSMLFRSGLRMSPDRVIVGEIRGHEVIPMLNAMSQGNDGSLGTIHASSSAGVFKKLALYAAQSPERLDPATTNLLVAESVHLVVHLGLAEGSRRVVTSVREVVDADGLSVASNEIFRPGRDGRAVPGSPPSTALLSTLADARFDPRLLDEARTAPGGGWAS, encoded by the coding sequence ATGAGCTACCCGTTCGAGCCCCGGCCGCTGGGCAGCCGCCGGGACGGGTTCACCCCCGACCTGCCCGCTGACGCCGCCGAGATTCCGGTGGTGCGCCGGATCCGTCGCGAGGTGGCCGAGCGGCTGACCCGGGCCACCCGGGCGCATGAGACCGCCACCGGGGCGGTGATGTCGGCCGCCGAGCAGACCGCGACCACCCGCCGCCTGATCACCGAGGCTCTCGACGCCTACGCCACCGAGGAGATGAACGCCGGCCGCCCGCCGCTGCGCCCGGACGCGGAGTCCCGGGTGGGCCGAGCGGTGGCGGACATGCTGCTCGGGGCGGGCGGGTTGCAGCCGCTGCTCAATGACGAGCGGGTGGAGGAGATCCACGCCAACGGCGCCGATCAGGTCTTCGTCCGCTACACCGACGGCAGCCGCGTGCAGGTCGCCCCGATCGCCGACTCCGACGCCGACATGGTGGAGCTGATCCGCCGCCTGGCCGCCGACGCTGGCCGGGCCGAGACCGGCGGGGAGGGGGGCGAGGAGCGCCGCTGGGATCGCGCGTCGCCGATCCTCAACCTCCAACTCCCGGACGGCTCGCGCCTGCACGCGATCATGTCGGTCACTCGGCGGCCCGCGTTGTCGATCCGCCGGCACCACTACATCAAGGTTTCGCTGGCTGACCTGGAGCAGCTCGGCACCCTCAACCCTGTGCTGCGGGAGTTCTTTGCCGCCGCCGTGCGGGCCAGGCAGAACACTCTCGCCGCCGGGCGCACCGGCGCAGGGAAGACGACCCTCCTGCGCGCGCTCGCCTCGGTGATCCCGCCGGACGAGCGGATCGTGACGATCGAGGACACGTACGAGCTGGCCCTGGACTCGGACAAGGCGCTGCACCCGGATGTGGTGCCGTTGCAGTCGCGGGAGGCCAACGTCGAGGGCGAAGGCGCCATCGACATGAGCATGTTGTTCCGCTCGGGGCTGCGGATGTCGCCGGACCGGGTGATCGTCGGTGAGATCCGGGGCCACGAGGTCATCCCGATGCTCAACGCCATGAGCCAGGGCAACGACGGCAGCCTTGGCACCATCCACGCCTCCTCCAGCGCCGGGGTGTTCAAGAAGCTCGCGCTCTACGCCGCGCAGTCCCCGGAGCGCCTGGACCCAGCCACAACGAACCTCCTCGTGGCAGAGTCGGTGCACCTGGTGGTGCACCTCGGCCTCGCCGAGGGCAGCCGCCGTGTCGTCACGTCCGTGCGCGAGGTCGTGGACGCCGATGGCCTGTCGGTCGCGAGCAACGAGATCTTCCGGCCCGGCCGCGACGGGCGGGCCGTGCCCGGGTCGCCGCCGTCGACCGCCTTGCTGTCCACCCTGGCCGATGCCAGGTTCGACCCGCGCCTGCTCGATGAGGCGCGTACCGCACCGGGCGGGGGGTGGGCGTCATGA
- a CDS encoding type II secretion system F family protein — protein sequence MGVMTLTVPLAALLGLGTAFGVVMVAVGLSGRDNGPVDLDGDSWLSRFTSGRGPIDRRRVAVCLAVGVVAAVLTRWPVAAALSAVGAWVLPAVIGPDRDHARRVARIEAIATWTESLRDSLSGAAGLEQAITTSAIESPEAIRDEVTRLATRLQRSWRLPAALRAFAAELADPTADLVVAGLLMAARGSAGQLGEVLGELAASARAKVASRQRIAAGRKRNRTSARVIVGVTLAMAGILTLINRGYLAPFDTATGQLVLLMAGGCFAFAFFWLAQLMRDRDTSRILQGVADSTDAEAVVLR from the coding sequence GTGGGCGTCATGACGTTGACCGTGCCCCTGGCCGCGCTGCTCGGGCTGGGAACAGCGTTCGGGGTGGTCATGGTGGCCGTCGGGCTGTCGGGCCGGGACAACGGGCCCGTCGACCTCGATGGCGACTCGTGGCTGTCGAGGTTCACTTCGGGCCGTGGGCCGATCGACCGGCGCCGGGTAGCCGTGTGCCTGGCCGTTGGGGTCGTCGCGGCTGTGCTGACCCGCTGGCCGGTCGCGGCGGCCCTGTCCGCCGTCGGGGCGTGGGTACTGCCGGCCGTCATCGGCCCGGACCGCGACCACGCCCGCCGGGTCGCCCGCATCGAGGCCATCGCGACCTGGACGGAGTCCCTGCGTGACAGCCTGTCCGGTGCGGCCGGGCTGGAGCAGGCCATCACCACCAGCGCGATCGAGTCCCCGGAGGCCATCCGCGATGAGGTGACCCGCCTCGCGACCCGGCTGCAGCGCAGTTGGCGGCTGCCGGCGGCGCTGCGGGCGTTCGCCGCCGAGTTGGCCGACCCGACCGCCGACCTCGTCGTCGCCGGCCTGCTCATGGCCGCGCGGGGCAGCGCCGGGCAGCTCGGCGAGGTGCTCGGCGAGCTGGCCGCCTCTGCTCGCGCCAAGGTCGCGAGCCGGCAGCGCATCGCCGCCGGCCGCAAACGCAACCGCACCTCGGCGCGGGTCATCGTCGGCGTGACCCTCGCCATGGCCGGCATCCTCACCCTGATCAACCGGGGCTACCTGGCGCCGTTCGACACCGCCACCGGACAGCTCGTCCTGCTCATGGCCGGCGGATGCTTCGCCTTCGCGTTCTTCTGGCTGGCTCAGCTGATGCGCGACCGAGACACCAGTCGGATCTTGCAGGGGGTTGCCGACAGCACCGACGCGGAGGCGGTGGTGCTGCGATGA
- a CDS encoding type II secretion system F family protein gives MTGTLLFGAGTGLGLWLMLVGWSPRPPRLDKALDAPYGQVRRAQANAEATEAAAGWAGRWGRPAVRWLRRAGLPLASTRRDLATVDKPVDVHLAEQATATVFGLLVPPVLATLLALAGMAPGFTMPAAASLILGVAGFLAPELSVRSDAAKHRAAFRDALSSFLDLVVISLAAGSGVDQALDEAAAVGSGPAYAELRYALTEARLARVAPWDILAVLGQRLAVAELQQLAATVGMAGTEGARVRSSLRSRAVAMRERQLTDAEGEANAATERMSLPIVALFGGFLIFLGYPALAAVLGGL, from the coding sequence ATGACCGGGACTCTGCTGTTCGGCGCCGGCACCGGCCTCGGACTGTGGCTCATGCTCGTCGGTTGGTCACCGCGCCCGCCCCGCCTGGACAAGGCCCTCGACGCCCCCTACGGGCAGGTGCGCCGCGCTCAGGCCAACGCCGAGGCGACCGAGGCCGCCGCCGGGTGGGCCGGACGGTGGGGACGCCCGGCGGTGCGGTGGCTACGCCGCGCCGGCCTGCCGCTCGCCAGTACCCGCCGGGACCTGGCGACCGTGGACAAACCGGTCGACGTGCACCTCGCCGAGCAGGCCACCGCCACCGTCTTCGGGCTGCTCGTCCCGCCGGTGCTCGCCACCCTGCTCGCCCTCGCGGGGATGGCTCCCGGGTTCACCATGCCCGCCGCCGCGTCGCTGATCCTCGGGGTGGCCGGATTCCTGGCCCCGGAGCTGTCCGTTCGCAGCGACGCGGCCAAGCACCGAGCCGCGTTCCGCGACGCGCTTTCGTCGTTCCTCGACCTGGTGGTGATCAGCCTCGCCGCCGGGTCCGGGGTCGACCAGGCATTGGACGAGGCCGCCGCTGTCGGGTCGGGCCCCGCGTACGCGGAGCTGCGCTACGCGCTGACCGAGGCCAGGTTGGCGCGGGTGGCGCCGTGGGACATCCTCGCCGTCCTCGGACAACGCCTGGCCGTGGCCGAGTTGCAGCAGCTCGCCGCAACCGTCGGGATGGCTGGCACCGAAGGCGCCCGGGTCCGTTCGTCGCTGCGCTCCAGGGCGGTGGCGATGCGCGAGCGACAGCTCACTGACGCCGAAGGCGAAGCCAACGCCGCCACCGAACGCATGAGCCTGCCCATCGTCGCCCTGTTCGGCGGCTTCCTGATCTTCCTCGGCTACCCGGCCCTGGCCGCCGTCCTCGGCGGTCTCTAG
- a CDS encoding TadE family protein, which produces MPPVTISRDRRAARPSSPARGTAGRLRARWRRVAARPDAGGATAELVIAMPLLLLIVMFVIQAGVWMHATHVAQAAATRAASTAAGYQSSAGAGQGAGADTLAAIGDGVLKNPQVSVTRTATEVRVEIHGTAATVVPGISWRVTAVVVRPVERWTDPGGAA; this is translated from the coding sequence ATGCCCCCGGTGACCATCTCCCGAGACCGCCGTGCCGCGCGACCCTCCTCCCCGGCGCGCGGCACGGCCGGGCGGTTGCGTGCCCGATGGCGGCGCGTGGCCGCCCGCCCCGACGCGGGCGGCGCCACGGCCGAGCTGGTCATCGCCATGCCGCTGCTGCTGCTCATCGTCATGTTCGTCATCCAGGCCGGAGTGTGGATGCACGCCACCCACGTCGCCCAGGCCGCCGCGACTCGGGCGGCGAGCACGGCCGCCGGCTACCAGTCCAGCGCCGGGGCCGGGCAGGGTGCCGGCGCGGACACCCTCGCCGCGATCGGTGACGGGGTGCTGAAGAACCCCCAGGTGTCGGTCACCCGGACCGCCACCGAGGTCCGGGTGGAGATCCATGGGACGGCGGCCACCGTCGTGCCGGGCATCTCGTGGCGGGTCACCGCCGTGGTGGTGCGGCCGGTCGAGAGGTGGACCGACCCGGGAGGCGCAGCATGA